One window of the Candidatus Nanopelagicales bacterium genome contains the following:
- a CDS encoding ABC transporter permease, with the protein MTTTVVRAPATSGAPARGRGGPFVGTGALLRLALRRDRILLPAWVLGFAFMVVFSVAATKDLYPTVESRVEAADAVNATAALVALYGKVYDPTSLGAVSLIKMTAFGAALMSIVFVFLVVRHTRSEEESGRLELVASGVVGRDAPLAAALLVGGIGSAALGLITSLGLIAVGLPLGGSLAFGLAWALSGLVFSAIAGVAAQLTTSHRVAIGLGMASIAVAYVLRAVGDLAATGDPGWLSWLSPIGWSQQIRPFAGDRWWVGLIPLVATLLLVPLAFALRAHRDLGSGYVADRPGPAIGRLRGVEGLAWRLQRGSLVAWLVGSVLMGAVLGSVAHNVASLLDSEQMRSYLAVLGGEQGLTDMFLAAEMTILGAVLSAYGMSAVMRLRSEETALHAELLLGTATTRLRWAASHAVIAFVGVAVLMLATGAAVGVTHGFAVGDPGEQTLRLLGAAAAHVPAAWVMAALVLLLFGFVPRWVAGAWGVLVAFVVLGEFGPLWELPQWALDLSPFAHSPTLPGGPVDALSLVLLVVTAVVVAGAGLVGWRRRDLAA; encoded by the coding sequence ATGACGACGACCGTCGTGCGTGCGCCCGCGACGTCGGGCGCACCCGCCCGCGGCAGGGGCGGCCCGTTCGTCGGCACCGGTGCGCTGCTGCGGTTGGCGCTGCGCCGCGACCGGATCCTGTTGCCCGCGTGGGTCCTCGGCTTCGCGTTCATGGTCGTGTTCTCCGTCGCCGCGACGAAGGACCTCTACCCGACGGTGGAGTCCCGGGTCGAGGCCGCCGACGCCGTCAACGCCACGGCCGCGCTGGTCGCCCTGTACGGCAAGGTCTACGACCCGACCTCGCTGGGCGCCGTGTCGCTCATCAAGATGACGGCGTTCGGCGCCGCGCTGATGTCGATCGTCTTCGTGTTCCTCGTCGTGCGGCACACCCGGTCGGAGGAGGAGAGCGGACGCCTGGAGCTGGTGGCCTCCGGTGTCGTCGGACGGGACGCCCCGCTGGCGGCGGCGTTGCTCGTGGGCGGAATCGGCAGCGCGGCCCTCGGCCTCATCACCTCACTCGGCCTGATCGCTGTCGGTCTGCCGCTTGGCGGGTCGCTGGCGTTCGGCCTCGCGTGGGCGCTCAGCGGTCTGGTCTTCAGCGCGATCGCGGGTGTTGCCGCACAGCTCACGACCTCGCACCGGGTCGCGATCGGGCTCGGCATGGCGTCGATCGCGGTCGCGTACGTGCTGCGGGCGGTCGGCGACCTCGCCGCCACCGGCGACCCCGGGTGGCTGTCCTGGCTGTCTCCCATCGGGTGGAGCCAGCAGATCCGGCCGTTCGCGGGGGACCGGTGGTGGGTCGGCCTGATCCCGCTGGTGGCGACCCTGCTGCTCGTACCGCTGGCCTTCGCCCTGCGCGCGCACCGCGACCTCGGCTCCGGCTACGTCGCCGACCGGCCCGGTCCCGCCATCGGACGGCTGCGGGGCGTCGAGGGCCTGGCCTGGCGGCTGCAGCGCGGCAGCCTCGTCGCGTGGCTGGTCGGCTCGGTGCTGATGGGCGCGGTGCTCGGCTCTGTCGCTCACAACGTCGCGTCGCTGCTGGACTCCGAGCAGATGCGCTCGTACCTGGCGGTTCTCGGCGGTGAGCAGGGCCTGACGGACATGTTCCTGGCCGCGGAGATGACGATCCTGGGCGCGGTGTTGTCCGCGTACGGGATGTCGGCGGTGATGCGTCTGCGGTCGGAGGAGACGGCGCTGCACGCCGAGCTGCTGCTGGGGACAGCAACCACCCGGCTCCGGTGGGCGGCAAGCCATGCGGTGATCGCGTTCGTCGGCGTCGCCGTGCTGATGCTGGCGACGGGCGCTGCCGTCGGTGTCACCCACGGGTTCGCGGTCGGCGACCCGGGGGAGCAGACGCTGCGCCTTCTCGGCGCCGCTGCCGCGCACGTGCCCGCCGCCTGGGTGATGGCCGCGCTGGTGCTGCTGCTGTTCGGATTCGTCCCCCGATGGGTCGCGGGGGCCTGGGGTGTGCTGGTCGCGTTCGTGGTCCTGGGCGAGTTCGGGCCGCTGTGGGAGCTGCCGCAGTGGGCGCTGGACCTGTCGCCGTTCGCGCACAGCCCGACGCTGCCCGGCGGCCCGGTGGACGCCCTGTCGTTGGTGCTGCTGGTCGTCACCGCCGTGGTGGTCGCCGGGGCCGGACTGGTCGGCTGGCGGCGTCGCGACCTCGCCGCCTGA